In Carya illinoinensis cultivar Pawnee chromosome 7, C.illinoinensisPawnee_v1, whole genome shotgun sequence, the following are encoded in one genomic region:
- the LOC122315479 gene encoding uncharacterized protein LOC122315479, producing MYKTTHSCGNPAFSTPNDTVPTTLLPPPIPNPPPLNEEQPPCHHPTPTNTAPFMLSVAAVASWLGSRRIRYCLLLLCSPLLLPCLCAAFPLICAAEICLRRRIRRRKAAHGSQEEEPLRRCEEGCGCGVVEEDQGVGLLQRYLEDQMLLVGSVYDCGDEDDDGPSGGSRTPLLG from the coding sequence ATGTACAAAACCACCCACTCATGTGGTAATCCAGCCTTTTCCACTCCAAACGACACCGTCCCCACCACACTCCTCCCCCCTCCAATTCCAAACCCTCCGCCTCTCAATGAAGAACAACCTCCCTGCCACCATCCGACTCCCACCAACACCGCGCCGTTCATGCTATCCGTCGCCGCCGTAGCGTCCTGGCTCGGCTCCCGCCGGATCCGCTACTGCTTGCTGCTCCTATGCTCGCCCCTTCTATTGCCATGCCTCTGCGCCGCGTTCCCGCTGATCTGCGCCGCCGAGATCTGCCTCCGCCGCCGAATCCGGAGACGGAAGGCCGCGCACGGATCTCAAGAGGAAGAGCCGCTGAGGCGATGCGAGGAGGGCTGTGGGTGCGGCGTTGTAGAAGAGGACCAAGGGGTGGGGCTGTTGCAGCGGTACTTGGAGGATCAGATGCTTCTCGTTGGATCGGTATACGACTGCggggatgaagatgatgatggtcCAAGTGGCGGGAGCAGGACGCCTTTACTGGGTTGA
- the LOC122315480 gene encoding transcription factor bHLH80-like isoform X2, with amino-acid sequence MRPTPTGTSGSTAGGGELSRGGLARFRSAPASWLEALLEDDEEDPLKPNQSLTQLLAASNSCTPTPTSREESATFDSSSADPGLFDSGSSPGIVRQNSSPAELLQNSSLGSEGYFSNFSIPENYNYVSHNIDTPPGSKRAREVEAQHLTPAKFSSRPKGEQSGQGPDGVGGLRDVEMETLLEDSVPCRVRAKRGCATHPRSIAERVRRTRISDRIRKLQELVPNMDKQINTADMLEEAVEYVKFLQKQIQELSDHQQKCKCIAKD; translated from the exons ATGCGACCGACTCCTACCGGTACAAGTGGCAGCACTGCTGGTGGTGGTGAACTGAGTCGTGGTGGACTCGCCCGCTTCCGCTCTGCTCCCGCCAGCTGGTTAGAGGCACTTCTCGAGGACGACGAAGAAGACCCCTTAAAGCCCAACCAGAGTTTAACTCAGTTACTTGCAGCTTCCAACTCTTGCACTCCCACTCCCACTTCCAGAGAAGAATCCGCCACCTTTGATTCTTCCTCCGCCGATCCCGGCCTCTTTGACTCCGGTTCCTCCCCCGGCATCGTCAGGCAGAATAGCTCTCCAGCTGAGTTGCTTCAGAATTCGAGTCTTGGGTCTGAAGGCTACTTCTCCAACTTTAGTATTCCAGAAAATTACAACTATGTGTCGCACAATATCGACACTCCTCCCGGTAGTAAGCGGGCGAGGGAGGTTGAAGCTCAGCACTTGACTCCAGCAAAGTTTTCATCTCGGCCG AAAGGGGAGCAAAGCGGTCAGGGACCTGATGGGGTGGGTGGTCTAAGAGATGTGGAGATGGAAACGCTTTTGGAGGATTCCGTTCCTTGCCGGGTTCGGGCAAAGCGTGGTTGTGCTACACATCCCCGTAGCATCGCAGAGAGG GTTCGAAGAACACGAATAAGTGATCGCATAAGGAAGCTTCAGGAACTGGTGCCCAACATGGATAAG CAAATAAACACTGCAGATATGTTAGAAGAAGCGGTAGAGTATGTTAAGTTTCTTCAAAAGCAGATTCAG GAACTCTCAGATCATCAGCAGAAATGCAAATGCATAGCCAAGGATTAA
- the LOC122315480 gene encoding transcription factor bHLH80-like isoform X1, protein MRPTPTGTSGSTAGGGELSRGGLARFRSAPASWLEALLEDDEEDPLKPNQSLTQLLAASNSCTPTPTSREESATFDSSSADPGLFDSGSSPGIVRQNSSPAELLQNSSLGSEGYFSNFSIPENYNYVSHNIDTPPGSKRAREVEAQHLTPAKFSSRPKGEQSGQGPDGVGGLRDVEMETLLEDSVPCRVRAKRGCATHPRSIAERVRRTRISDRIRKLQELVPNMDKQINTADMLEEAVEYVKFLQKQIQNAYCSQIETSGTLQELSDHQQKCKCIAKD, encoded by the exons ATGCGACCGACTCCTACCGGTACAAGTGGCAGCACTGCTGGTGGTGGTGAACTGAGTCGTGGTGGACTCGCCCGCTTCCGCTCTGCTCCCGCCAGCTGGTTAGAGGCACTTCTCGAGGACGACGAAGAAGACCCCTTAAAGCCCAACCAGAGTTTAACTCAGTTACTTGCAGCTTCCAACTCTTGCACTCCCACTCCCACTTCCAGAGAAGAATCCGCCACCTTTGATTCTTCCTCCGCCGATCCCGGCCTCTTTGACTCCGGTTCCTCCCCCGGCATCGTCAGGCAGAATAGCTCTCCAGCTGAGTTGCTTCAGAATTCGAGTCTTGGGTCTGAAGGCTACTTCTCCAACTTTAGTATTCCAGAAAATTACAACTATGTGTCGCACAATATCGACACTCCTCCCGGTAGTAAGCGGGCGAGGGAGGTTGAAGCTCAGCACTTGACTCCAGCAAAGTTTTCATCTCGGCCG AAAGGGGAGCAAAGCGGTCAGGGACCTGATGGGGTGGGTGGTCTAAGAGATGTGGAGATGGAAACGCTTTTGGAGGATTCCGTTCCTTGCCGGGTTCGGGCAAAGCGTGGTTGTGCTACACATCCCCGTAGCATCGCAGAGAGG GTTCGAAGAACACGAATAAGTGATCGCATAAGGAAGCTTCAGGAACTGGTGCCCAACATGGATAAG CAAATAAACACTGCAGATATGTTAGAAGAAGCGGTAGAGTATGTTAAGTTTCTTCAAAAGCAGATTCAG AATGCATATTGTTCACAAATCGAGACTTCCGGAACATTGCAGGAACTCTCAGATCATCAGCAGAAATGCAAATGCATAGCCAAGGATTAA